The proteins below come from a single Felis catus isolate Fca126 chromosome A1, F.catus_Fca126_mat1.0, whole genome shotgun sequence genomic window:
- the PAIP2 gene encoding polyadenylate-binding protein-interacting protein 2, producing MKDPSRSSTSPSIINEDVIINGHSHEDDNPFAEYMWMENEEEFNRQIEEELWEEEFIERCFQEMLEEEEEHEWFIPARDLPQTMDQIQDQFNDLVISDGSSLEDLVVKSNLNPNAKEFVPGVKY from the exons ATGAAAGATCCAAGTCGCAGCAGTACTAGCCCAAGCATCATCAATGAAGATGTGATTATTAATGGTCATTCTCATGAAGATGACAATCCATTTGCAGAGTACATGTGGATGGAAAATGAAGAGGAATTCAACAGACAA ATAGAAGAGGAGTTATGGGAAGAAGAATTTATTGAACGCTGTTTCCAAGAAATgctggaagaagaagaggaacaTGAGTGGTTTATTCCAGCTCGAGATCTCCCACAAACTATGGACCAAATCCAAGACCAATTTAATGACCTTGTTATCAGTGATGGCTCTTCTCTGGAAGATCTTGTg GTCAAGAGCAATCTGAATCCAAATGCAAAGGAGTTTGTTCCTGGGGTGAAGTACTAA
- the SLC23A1 gene encoding solute carrier family 23 member 1 isoform X4, whose amino-acid sequence MKLLPRWRALLPVGPWNRAWPWAQQPRRTAHTCAPKMRAQEDPEGQTQHESLGSAGTSTRDPTMSLPTEPKFDMLYKIEDVPPWYLCILLGFQHYLTCFSGTIAVPFLLAEALCVGRDQYMVSQLIGTIFTCVGITTLIQTTLGIRLPLFQASAFAFLVPAKAILGLERWKCPPEEEIYGNWSLPLNTSHIWHPRIREVQGAIMVSSMVEVVIGLMGLPGALLSYIGPLTVTPTVSLIGLSVFQAAGDRAGSHWGISACSILLIVLFSQYLRNLTFLLPVYRWGKGLTLFRIQIFKMFPIVLAIMTVWLLCYILTLTNVLPSDPTAYGFQARTDARGDIMAIAPWIRIPYPCQWGLPTVTAAAVLGMFSATLAGIIESIGDYYACARLAGAPPPPVHAINRGIFTEGICCIIAGLLGTGNGSTSSSPNIGVLGITKVGSRRVVQYGAGIMLVLGTVGKFTALFASLPDPILGGMFCTLFGMITAVGLSNLQFVDMNSSRNLFVLGFSMFFGLTLPNYLESNPGVINTGIPEVDQILTVLLTTEMFVGGCLAFILDNTVPGSKVCKRKRKLHGE is encoded by the exons ATGAAGCTGCTGCCCAGGTGGAGAGCACTGCTGCCTGTGGGTCCTTGGAACAGGGCCTGGCCGTGGGCACAGCAACCCAGAA GAACCGCTCACACCTGTGCCCCAAAGATGAGGGCCCAGGAGGACCCCGAGGGCCAGACACAG CATGAGTCCCTGGGCTCAGCAGGGACCTCCACGAGGGATCCCACGATGTCCCTGCCTACAGAACCCAAGTTTGACATGTTGTACAAGATTGAGGATGTGCCACCCTGGTACCTGTGCATTCTGCTGGGCTTCCAG CATTACTTGACATGCTTCAGTGGCACCATTGCTGTGCCCTTCCTCCTGGCTGAGGCACTGTGTGTGGGCCGCGACCAGTACATGGTCAGCCAACTCATCGGTACTATCTTCACCTGCGTGGGCATCACCACCCTCATCCAGACCACACTGGGCATCCG GCTGCCGCTGTTCCAGGCCAGCGCCTTTGCATTTCTGGTCCCAGCGAAAGCCATCCTGGGCCTGGAGAGATGGAAATGCCCCCCAGAAG AGGAGATCTACGGTAACTGGAGTCTTCCCCTGAACACTTCTCATATCTGGCACCCACGGATACGTGAG GTCCAGGGTGCAATCATGGTATCCAGCATGGTGGAGGTGGTGATCGGGCTGATGGGACTGCCTGGGGCCCTGCTCAGCTACATAGGGCCTCTCACGGTCACGCCCACGGTCTCCCTCATTGGCCTGTCTGTCTTCCAAGCTGCTGGCGACCGAGCTGGCTCCCACTGGGGCATCTCAGCTTG TTCCATTCTCCTGATCGTCCTCTTCTCCCAGTACCTGCGTAACCTCACCTTCCTGCTGCCTGTCTACCGTTGGGGCAAAGGCCTCACTCTCTTCCGCATCCAGATCTTCAAGATGTTTCCT ATTGTGCTGGCCATCATGACCGTGTGGCTGCTCTGCTATATCCTGACCCTGACGAATGTGCTGCCCTCAGACCCCACAGCTTATGGATTCCAGGCACGAACGGACGCCCGAGGGGACATCATGGCTATTGCGCCCTGGATCCGCATCCCCTACCCCT GTCAGTGGGGCCTGCCCACAGTGACTGCGGCTGCTGTCCTGGGAATGTTCAGTGCCACACTGGCCGGCATCATTGAGTCCATCGGAGATTACTATGCTTGTGCCCGCCTGGCTGGTGCACCACCCCCTCCAGTACATGCTATCAACAG GGGCATCTTCACGGAAGGCATCTGCTGCATTATCGCAGGTCTGCTGGGCACAGGCAACGGGTCCACCTCGTCTAGCCCCAACATTGGCGTTCTAGGGATTACCAAG GTGGGCAGCCGGCGCGTGGTGCAATATGGTGCGGGCATCATGCTAGTCCTGGGCACTGTTGGCAAATTCACCGCCCTTTTTGCCTCGCTCCCTGACCCCATCCTGGGGGGCATGTTCTGCACCCTTTTCG GCATGATTACGGCTGTGGGGCTATCCAACTTGCAGTTCGTGGACATGAACTCCTCTCGCAACCTGTTCGTGCTCGGATTTTCCATGTTCTTCGGGCTCACGCTGCCCAATTACCTGGAGTCCAACCCCGGCGTCATCAACACAG GCATTCCTGAAGTGGACCAGATTCTGACTGTGCTGCTGACCACAGAGATGTTTGTGGGTGGGTGCCTCGCTTTCATACTGGACAACACAGTGCCAG GAAGCAAGgtttgtaaaaggaaaagaaaactacatggGGAATGA
- the SLC23A1 gene encoding solute carrier family 23 member 1 isoform X5, with protein MKLLPRWRALLPVGPWNRAWPWAQQPRRTAHTCAPKMRAQEDPEGQTQHESLGSAGTSTRDPTMSLPTEPKFDMLYKIEDVPPWYLCILLGFQHYLTCFSGTIAVPFLLAEALCVGRDQYMVSQLIGTIFTCVGITTLIQTTLGIRLPLFQASAFAFLVPAKAILGLERWKCPPEEEIYGNWSLPLNTSHIWHPRIREVQGAIMVSSMVEVVIGLMGLPGALLSYIGPLTVTPTVSLIGLSVFQAAGDRAGSHWGISACSILLIVLFSQYLRNLTFLLPVYRWGKGLTLFRIQIFKMFPIVLAIMTVWLLCYILTLTNVLPSDPTAYGFQARTDARGDIMAIAPWIRIPYPCQWGLPTVTAAAVLGMFSATLAGIIESIGDYYACARLAGAPPPPVHAINRGIFTEGICCIIAGLLGTGNGSTSSSPNIGVLGITKVGSRRVVQYGAGIMLVLGTVGKFTALFASLPDPILGGMFCTLFGSPEERGLIQWKAGAHANSEMSTSLKSYDFPIGMSMVKRTAFLKYIPICPVFRGFSRSKAQHPVPEDTPDNIHTGSACTKV; from the exons ATGAAGCTGCTGCCCAGGTGGAGAGCACTGCTGCCTGTGGGTCCTTGGAACAGGGCCTGGCCGTGGGCACAGCAACCCAGAA GAACCGCTCACACCTGTGCCCCAAAGATGAGGGCCCAGGAGGACCCCGAGGGCCAGACACAG CATGAGTCCCTGGGCTCAGCAGGGACCTCCACGAGGGATCCCACGATGTCCCTGCCTACAGAACCCAAGTTTGACATGTTGTACAAGATTGAGGATGTGCCACCCTGGTACCTGTGCATTCTGCTGGGCTTCCAG CATTACTTGACATGCTTCAGTGGCACCATTGCTGTGCCCTTCCTCCTGGCTGAGGCACTGTGTGTGGGCCGCGACCAGTACATGGTCAGCCAACTCATCGGTACTATCTTCACCTGCGTGGGCATCACCACCCTCATCCAGACCACACTGGGCATCCG GCTGCCGCTGTTCCAGGCCAGCGCCTTTGCATTTCTGGTCCCAGCGAAAGCCATCCTGGGCCTGGAGAGATGGAAATGCCCCCCAGAAG AGGAGATCTACGGTAACTGGAGTCTTCCCCTGAACACTTCTCATATCTGGCACCCACGGATACGTGAG GTCCAGGGTGCAATCATGGTATCCAGCATGGTGGAGGTGGTGATCGGGCTGATGGGACTGCCTGGGGCCCTGCTCAGCTACATAGGGCCTCTCACGGTCACGCCCACGGTCTCCCTCATTGGCCTGTCTGTCTTCCAAGCTGCTGGCGACCGAGCTGGCTCCCACTGGGGCATCTCAGCTTG TTCCATTCTCCTGATCGTCCTCTTCTCCCAGTACCTGCGTAACCTCACCTTCCTGCTGCCTGTCTACCGTTGGGGCAAAGGCCTCACTCTCTTCCGCATCCAGATCTTCAAGATGTTTCCT ATTGTGCTGGCCATCATGACCGTGTGGCTGCTCTGCTATATCCTGACCCTGACGAATGTGCTGCCCTCAGACCCCACAGCTTATGGATTCCAGGCACGAACGGACGCCCGAGGGGACATCATGGCTATTGCGCCCTGGATCCGCATCCCCTACCCCT GTCAGTGGGGCCTGCCCACAGTGACTGCGGCTGCTGTCCTGGGAATGTTCAGTGCCACACTGGCCGGCATCATTGAGTCCATCGGAGATTACTATGCTTGTGCCCGCCTGGCTGGTGCACCACCCCCTCCAGTACATGCTATCAACAG GGGCATCTTCACGGAAGGCATCTGCTGCATTATCGCAGGTCTGCTGGGCACAGGCAACGGGTCCACCTCGTCTAGCCCCAACATTGGCGTTCTAGGGATTACCAAG GTGGGCAGCCGGCGCGTGGTGCAATATGGTGCGGGCATCATGCTAGTCCTGGGCACTGTTGGCAAATTCACCGCCCTTTTTGCCTCGCTCCCTGACCCCATCCTGGGGGGCATGTTCTGCACCCTTTTCG GGAGCCCAGAGGAACGAGGTCTAATACAGTGGAAAGCTGGGGCCCATGCCAACAGTGAGATGTCTACCAGCCTCAAGAGCTATGACTTCCCCATTGGGATGAGCATGGTAAAGAGGACTGCCTTTCTGAAATACATTCCTATCTGCCCAGTCTTCAGAGGATTTTCAAGGTCAAAAGCCCAGCATCCAGTTCCAGAAGACACTCCAGATAATATACATACTGGGTCTGCGTGCACCAAAGTCTGA
- the SLC23A1 gene encoding solute carrier family 23 member 1 isoform X1: MKLLPRWRALLPVGPWNRAWPWAQQPRRTAHTCAPKMRAQEDPEGQTQHESLGSAGTSTRDPTMSLPTEPKFDMLYKIEDVPPWYLCILLGFQHYLTCFSGTIAVPFLLAEALCVGRDQYMVSQLIGTIFTCVGITTLIQTTLGIRLPLFQASAFAFLVPAKAILGLERWKCPPEEEIYGNWSLPLNTSHIWHPRIREVQGAIMVSSMVEVVIGLMGLPGALLSYIGPLTVTPTVSLIGLSVFQAAGDRAGSHWGISACSILLIVLFSQYLRNLTFLLPVYRWGKGLTLFRIQIFKMFPIVLAIMTVWLLCYILTLTNVLPSDPTAYGFQARTDARGDIMAIAPWIRIPYPCQWGLPTVTAAAVLGMFSATLAGIIESIGDYYACARLAGAPPPPVHAINRGIFTEGICCIIAGLLGTGNGSTSSSPNIGVLGITKVGSRRVVQYGAGIMLVLGTVGKFTALFASLPDPILGGMFCTLFGMITAVGLSNLQFVDMNSSRNLFVLGFSMFFGLTLPNYLESNPGVINTGIPEVDQILTVLLTTEMFVGGCLAFILDNTVPGSPEERGLIQWKAGAHANSEMSTSLKSYDFPIGMSMVKRTAFLKYIPICPVFRGFSRSKAQHPVPEDTPDNIHTGSACTKV, encoded by the exons ATGAAGCTGCTGCCCAGGTGGAGAGCACTGCTGCCTGTGGGTCCTTGGAACAGGGCCTGGCCGTGGGCACAGCAACCCAGAA GAACCGCTCACACCTGTGCCCCAAAGATGAGGGCCCAGGAGGACCCCGAGGGCCAGACACAG CATGAGTCCCTGGGCTCAGCAGGGACCTCCACGAGGGATCCCACGATGTCCCTGCCTACAGAACCCAAGTTTGACATGTTGTACAAGATTGAGGATGTGCCACCCTGGTACCTGTGCATTCTGCTGGGCTTCCAG CATTACTTGACATGCTTCAGTGGCACCATTGCTGTGCCCTTCCTCCTGGCTGAGGCACTGTGTGTGGGCCGCGACCAGTACATGGTCAGCCAACTCATCGGTACTATCTTCACCTGCGTGGGCATCACCACCCTCATCCAGACCACACTGGGCATCCG GCTGCCGCTGTTCCAGGCCAGCGCCTTTGCATTTCTGGTCCCAGCGAAAGCCATCCTGGGCCTGGAGAGATGGAAATGCCCCCCAGAAG AGGAGATCTACGGTAACTGGAGTCTTCCCCTGAACACTTCTCATATCTGGCACCCACGGATACGTGAG GTCCAGGGTGCAATCATGGTATCCAGCATGGTGGAGGTGGTGATCGGGCTGATGGGACTGCCTGGGGCCCTGCTCAGCTACATAGGGCCTCTCACGGTCACGCCCACGGTCTCCCTCATTGGCCTGTCTGTCTTCCAAGCTGCTGGCGACCGAGCTGGCTCCCACTGGGGCATCTCAGCTTG TTCCATTCTCCTGATCGTCCTCTTCTCCCAGTACCTGCGTAACCTCACCTTCCTGCTGCCTGTCTACCGTTGGGGCAAAGGCCTCACTCTCTTCCGCATCCAGATCTTCAAGATGTTTCCT ATTGTGCTGGCCATCATGACCGTGTGGCTGCTCTGCTATATCCTGACCCTGACGAATGTGCTGCCCTCAGACCCCACAGCTTATGGATTCCAGGCACGAACGGACGCCCGAGGGGACATCATGGCTATTGCGCCCTGGATCCGCATCCCCTACCCCT GTCAGTGGGGCCTGCCCACAGTGACTGCGGCTGCTGTCCTGGGAATGTTCAGTGCCACACTGGCCGGCATCATTGAGTCCATCGGAGATTACTATGCTTGTGCCCGCCTGGCTGGTGCACCACCCCCTCCAGTACATGCTATCAACAG GGGCATCTTCACGGAAGGCATCTGCTGCATTATCGCAGGTCTGCTGGGCACAGGCAACGGGTCCACCTCGTCTAGCCCCAACATTGGCGTTCTAGGGATTACCAAG GTGGGCAGCCGGCGCGTGGTGCAATATGGTGCGGGCATCATGCTAGTCCTGGGCACTGTTGGCAAATTCACCGCCCTTTTTGCCTCGCTCCCTGACCCCATCCTGGGGGGCATGTTCTGCACCCTTTTCG GCATGATTACGGCTGTGGGGCTATCCAACTTGCAGTTCGTGGACATGAACTCCTCTCGCAACCTGTTCGTGCTCGGATTTTCCATGTTCTTCGGGCTCACGCTGCCCAATTACCTGGAGTCCAACCCCGGCGTCATCAACACAG GCATTCCTGAAGTGGACCAGATTCTGACTGTGCTGCTGACCACAGAGATGTTTGTGGGTGGGTGCCTCGCTTTCATACTGGACAACACAGTGCCAG GGAGCCCAGAGGAACGAGGTCTAATACAGTGGAAAGCTGGGGCCCATGCCAACAGTGAGATGTCTACCAGCCTCAAGAGCTATGACTTCCCCATTGGGATGAGCATGGTAAAGAGGACTGCCTTTCTGAAATACATTCCTATCTGCCCAGTCTTCAGAGGATTTTCAAGGTCAAAAGCCCAGCATCCAGTTCCAGAAGACACTCCAGATAATATACATACTGGGTCTGCGTGCACCAAAGTCTGA
- the SLC23A1 gene encoding solute carrier family 23 member 1 isoform X3 translates to MKLLPRWRALLPVGPWNRAWPWAQQPRRTAHTCAPKMRAQEDPEGQTQHESLGSAGTSTRDPTMSLPTEPKFDMLYKIEDVPPWYLCILLGFQHYLTCFSGTIAVPFLLAEALCVGRDQYMVSQLIGTIFTCVGITTLIQTTLGIRLPLFQASAFAFLVPAKAILGLERWKCPPEEEIYGNWSLPLNTSHIWHPRIREVQGAIMVSSMVEVVIGLMGLPGALLSYIGPLTVTPTVSLIGLSVFQAAGDRAGSHWGISACSILLIVLFSQYLRNLTFLLPVYRWGKGLTLFRIQIFKMFPIVLAIMTVWLLCYILTLTNVLPSDPTAYGFQARTDARGDIMAIAPWIRIPYPCQWGLPTVTAAAVLGMFSATLAGIIESIGDYYACARLAGAPPPPVHAINRGIFTEGICCIIAGLLGTGNGSTSSSPNIGVLGITKVGSRRVVQYGAGIMLVLGTVGKFTALFASLPDPILGGMFCTLFGMITAVGLSNLQFVDMNSSRNLFVLGFSMFFGLTLPNYLESNPGVINTGSPEERGLIQWKAGAHANSEMSTSLKSYDFPIGMSMVKRTAFLKYIPICPVFRGFSRSKAQHPVPEDTPDNIHTGSACTKV, encoded by the exons ATGAAGCTGCTGCCCAGGTGGAGAGCACTGCTGCCTGTGGGTCCTTGGAACAGGGCCTGGCCGTGGGCACAGCAACCCAGAA GAACCGCTCACACCTGTGCCCCAAAGATGAGGGCCCAGGAGGACCCCGAGGGCCAGACACAG CATGAGTCCCTGGGCTCAGCAGGGACCTCCACGAGGGATCCCACGATGTCCCTGCCTACAGAACCCAAGTTTGACATGTTGTACAAGATTGAGGATGTGCCACCCTGGTACCTGTGCATTCTGCTGGGCTTCCAG CATTACTTGACATGCTTCAGTGGCACCATTGCTGTGCCCTTCCTCCTGGCTGAGGCACTGTGTGTGGGCCGCGACCAGTACATGGTCAGCCAACTCATCGGTACTATCTTCACCTGCGTGGGCATCACCACCCTCATCCAGACCACACTGGGCATCCG GCTGCCGCTGTTCCAGGCCAGCGCCTTTGCATTTCTGGTCCCAGCGAAAGCCATCCTGGGCCTGGAGAGATGGAAATGCCCCCCAGAAG AGGAGATCTACGGTAACTGGAGTCTTCCCCTGAACACTTCTCATATCTGGCACCCACGGATACGTGAG GTCCAGGGTGCAATCATGGTATCCAGCATGGTGGAGGTGGTGATCGGGCTGATGGGACTGCCTGGGGCCCTGCTCAGCTACATAGGGCCTCTCACGGTCACGCCCACGGTCTCCCTCATTGGCCTGTCTGTCTTCCAAGCTGCTGGCGACCGAGCTGGCTCCCACTGGGGCATCTCAGCTTG TTCCATTCTCCTGATCGTCCTCTTCTCCCAGTACCTGCGTAACCTCACCTTCCTGCTGCCTGTCTACCGTTGGGGCAAAGGCCTCACTCTCTTCCGCATCCAGATCTTCAAGATGTTTCCT ATTGTGCTGGCCATCATGACCGTGTGGCTGCTCTGCTATATCCTGACCCTGACGAATGTGCTGCCCTCAGACCCCACAGCTTATGGATTCCAGGCACGAACGGACGCCCGAGGGGACATCATGGCTATTGCGCCCTGGATCCGCATCCCCTACCCCT GTCAGTGGGGCCTGCCCACAGTGACTGCGGCTGCTGTCCTGGGAATGTTCAGTGCCACACTGGCCGGCATCATTGAGTCCATCGGAGATTACTATGCTTGTGCCCGCCTGGCTGGTGCACCACCCCCTCCAGTACATGCTATCAACAG GGGCATCTTCACGGAAGGCATCTGCTGCATTATCGCAGGTCTGCTGGGCACAGGCAACGGGTCCACCTCGTCTAGCCCCAACATTGGCGTTCTAGGGATTACCAAG GTGGGCAGCCGGCGCGTGGTGCAATATGGTGCGGGCATCATGCTAGTCCTGGGCACTGTTGGCAAATTCACCGCCCTTTTTGCCTCGCTCCCTGACCCCATCCTGGGGGGCATGTTCTGCACCCTTTTCG GCATGATTACGGCTGTGGGGCTATCCAACTTGCAGTTCGTGGACATGAACTCCTCTCGCAACCTGTTCGTGCTCGGATTTTCCATGTTCTTCGGGCTCACGCTGCCCAATTACCTGGAGTCCAACCCCGGCGTCATCAACACAG GGAGCCCAGAGGAACGAGGTCTAATACAGTGGAAAGCTGGGGCCCATGCCAACAGTGAGATGTCTACCAGCCTCAAGAGCTATGACTTCCCCATTGGGATGAGCATGGTAAAGAGGACTGCCTTTCTGAAATACATTCCTATCTGCCCAGTCTTCAGAGGATTTTCAAGGTCAAAAGCCCAGCATCCAGTTCCAGAAGACACTCCAGATAATATACATACTGGGTCTGCGTGCACCAAAGTCTGA
- the SLC23A1 gene encoding solute carrier family 23 member 1 isoform X2, with protein MDLADPHHSTLNSFSLLPQHESLGSAGTSTRDPTMSLPTEPKFDMLYKIEDVPPWYLCILLGFQHYLTCFSGTIAVPFLLAEALCVGRDQYMVSQLIGTIFTCVGITTLIQTTLGIRLPLFQASAFAFLVPAKAILGLERWKCPPEEEIYGNWSLPLNTSHIWHPRIREVQGAIMVSSMVEVVIGLMGLPGALLSYIGPLTVTPTVSLIGLSVFQAAGDRAGSHWGISACSILLIVLFSQYLRNLTFLLPVYRWGKGLTLFRIQIFKMFPIVLAIMTVWLLCYILTLTNVLPSDPTAYGFQARTDARGDIMAIAPWIRIPYPCQWGLPTVTAAAVLGMFSATLAGIIESIGDYYACARLAGAPPPPVHAINRGIFTEGICCIIAGLLGTGNGSTSSSPNIGVLGITKVGSRRVVQYGAGIMLVLGTVGKFTALFASLPDPILGGMFCTLFGMITAVGLSNLQFVDMNSSRNLFVLGFSMFFGLTLPNYLESNPGVINTGIPEVDQILTVLLTTEMFVGGCLAFILDNTVPGSPEERGLIQWKAGAHANSEMSTSLKSYDFPIGMSMVKRTAFLKYIPICPVFRGFSRSKAQHPVPEDTPDNIHTGSACTKV; from the exons ATGGACTTAGCTGATCCTCATCACTCCACCCTGAATTCCTTCTCTCTGCTGCCCCAGCATGAGTCCCTGGGCTCAGCAGGGACCTCCACGAGGGATCCCACGATGTCCCTGCCTACAGAACCCAAGTTTGACATGTTGTACAAGATTGAGGATGTGCCACCCTGGTACCTGTGCATTCTGCTGGGCTTCCAG CATTACTTGACATGCTTCAGTGGCACCATTGCTGTGCCCTTCCTCCTGGCTGAGGCACTGTGTGTGGGCCGCGACCAGTACATGGTCAGCCAACTCATCGGTACTATCTTCACCTGCGTGGGCATCACCACCCTCATCCAGACCACACTGGGCATCCG GCTGCCGCTGTTCCAGGCCAGCGCCTTTGCATTTCTGGTCCCAGCGAAAGCCATCCTGGGCCTGGAGAGATGGAAATGCCCCCCAGAAG AGGAGATCTACGGTAACTGGAGTCTTCCCCTGAACACTTCTCATATCTGGCACCCACGGATACGTGAG GTCCAGGGTGCAATCATGGTATCCAGCATGGTGGAGGTGGTGATCGGGCTGATGGGACTGCCTGGGGCCCTGCTCAGCTACATAGGGCCTCTCACGGTCACGCCCACGGTCTCCCTCATTGGCCTGTCTGTCTTCCAAGCTGCTGGCGACCGAGCTGGCTCCCACTGGGGCATCTCAGCTTG TTCCATTCTCCTGATCGTCCTCTTCTCCCAGTACCTGCGTAACCTCACCTTCCTGCTGCCTGTCTACCGTTGGGGCAAAGGCCTCACTCTCTTCCGCATCCAGATCTTCAAGATGTTTCCT ATTGTGCTGGCCATCATGACCGTGTGGCTGCTCTGCTATATCCTGACCCTGACGAATGTGCTGCCCTCAGACCCCACAGCTTATGGATTCCAGGCACGAACGGACGCCCGAGGGGACATCATGGCTATTGCGCCCTGGATCCGCATCCCCTACCCCT GTCAGTGGGGCCTGCCCACAGTGACTGCGGCTGCTGTCCTGGGAATGTTCAGTGCCACACTGGCCGGCATCATTGAGTCCATCGGAGATTACTATGCTTGTGCCCGCCTGGCTGGTGCACCACCCCCTCCAGTACATGCTATCAACAG GGGCATCTTCACGGAAGGCATCTGCTGCATTATCGCAGGTCTGCTGGGCACAGGCAACGGGTCCACCTCGTCTAGCCCCAACATTGGCGTTCTAGGGATTACCAAG GTGGGCAGCCGGCGCGTGGTGCAATATGGTGCGGGCATCATGCTAGTCCTGGGCACTGTTGGCAAATTCACCGCCCTTTTTGCCTCGCTCCCTGACCCCATCCTGGGGGGCATGTTCTGCACCCTTTTCG GCATGATTACGGCTGTGGGGCTATCCAACTTGCAGTTCGTGGACATGAACTCCTCTCGCAACCTGTTCGTGCTCGGATTTTCCATGTTCTTCGGGCTCACGCTGCCCAATTACCTGGAGTCCAACCCCGGCGTCATCAACACAG GCATTCCTGAAGTGGACCAGATTCTGACTGTGCTGCTGACCACAGAGATGTTTGTGGGTGGGTGCCTCGCTTTCATACTGGACAACACAGTGCCAG GGAGCCCAGAGGAACGAGGTCTAATACAGTGGAAAGCTGGGGCCCATGCCAACAGTGAGATGTCTACCAGCCTCAAGAGCTATGACTTCCCCATTGGGATGAGCATGGTAAAGAGGACTGCCTTTCTGAAATACATTCCTATCTGCCCAGTCTTCAGAGGATTTTCAAGGTCAAAAGCCCAGCATCCAGTTCCAGAAGACACTCCAGATAATATACATACTGGGTCTGCGTGCACCAAAGTCTGA